The Streptomyces avermitilis MA-4680 = NBRC 14893 genome contains a region encoding:
- the sigM gene encoding RNA polymerase sigma factor SigM has protein sequence MADEAAYGTASDQDLLSRHVAGDPEAFGELVRRHRDRLWAVALRTLGDREEAADAVQDALVSAYRAAHTFRGQSAVTTWLHRITVNACLDRARKAASRKTSPVDDTERLEQLLEPHESASAPAERNDLHRELMEALGTLPADQRAALVLVDMQGYPVAEAARILDVPTGTVKSRCARGRARLLPLLTHLRAESGGEAGKKSAGGRNRTQGASVPPAAGPHDAGPSDSAAVKGGGGRA, from the coding sequence ATGGCCGATGAGGCCGCGTACGGCACCGCAAGCGATCAGGACCTCCTCTCCCGCCATGTGGCGGGCGACCCCGAGGCCTTCGGGGAACTCGTGCGCCGCCACCGCGACCGGCTGTGGGCGGTGGCGCTGCGGACGCTGGGGGACCGCGAGGAGGCCGCTGACGCCGTCCAGGACGCGCTGGTCTCCGCCTACCGGGCCGCCCACACCTTCCGCGGCCAGTCGGCCGTCACAACGTGGCTGCACCGCATCACGGTGAATGCCTGCCTGGACCGCGCCCGCAAGGCCGCCTCCAGGAAGACGTCCCCCGTCGACGACACCGAACGCCTGGAACAACTCCTGGAGCCGCACGAGTCCGCATCCGCCCCCGCCGAGCGCAACGATCTGCATCGCGAGCTGATGGAGGCACTGGGTACTCTGCCGGCCGACCAGCGAGCCGCCCTCGTCCTCGTGGACATGCAGGGCTACCCGGTGGCTGAGGCGGCCCGCATCCTCGACGTACCGACAGGGACGGTGAAGAGCCGCTGTGCGCGCGGCAGAGCCAGACTTCTGCCGCTGCTCACCCATCTCCGCGCGGAGAGCGGCGGCGAGGCCGGTAAGAAGTCGGCCGGCGGAAGGAACCGGACGCAGGGTGCATCCGTCCCACCGGCAGCGGGACCACATGATGCAGGGCCAAGCGATTCAGCTGCTGTGAAGGGCGGAGGTGGGCGAGCGTGA
- a CDS encoding ParB/RepB/Spo0J family partition protein has translation MSERRRGLGRGLGALIPAAPTGEKAAVPAAASGGGSTSPAAVPVLTAERGVAAAKVATLPPVSHETDELSSNGFGEAPAAPVGAHFAELPLDAITPNSRQPREVFDEDALAELVTSIKEVGLLQPVVVRQVGPARYELIMGERRWRACREAGLDAIPAIVRATDDEKLLLDALLENLHRAQLNPLEEAAAYDQLLKDFNCTHDQLADRIGRSRPQVSNTLRLLKLSPAVQRRVAAGVLSAGHARALLSVEDSEEQDRLAHRIVAEGLSVRAVEEIVTLMGSRPQTAPRSKGPRAGTRLSPALSELATRLSDRFETRVKVDLGQKKGKIVVEFASMDDLQRILSSLAPGEGPVLQQVLSEDDSEETES, from the coding sequence GTGAGCGAGCGACGGAGGGGGTTGGGCCGTGGTCTCGGCGCACTGATCCCGGCAGCCCCGACAGGGGAGAAGGCGGCAGTTCCTGCTGCGGCAAGCGGTGGTGGGTCCACGTCGCCGGCAGCGGTGCCGGTACTGACCGCGGAGCGAGGGGTGGCGGCCGCGAAGGTGGCTACGCTCCCGCCTGTTTCACATGAAACAGACGAGCTGTCATCGAACGGATTCGGGGAGGCGCCCGCGGCGCCGGTCGGCGCCCACTTCGCCGAGCTGCCCCTCGACGCCATCACTCCGAACTCACGGCAGCCCCGTGAGGTCTTCGACGAGGATGCGCTCGCGGAGCTTGTCACCTCCATCAAGGAGGTCGGCCTGCTGCAGCCCGTCGTCGTACGGCAGGTGGGTCCGGCGCGCTACGAGCTCATCATGGGCGAGCGGCGCTGGCGGGCCTGCCGTGAGGCGGGGCTGGATGCCATCCCGGCGATCGTGCGGGCCACCGATGACGAGAAGCTCCTCCTGGACGCGCTGCTGGAGAACCTGCACCGTGCCCAGCTGAACCCGCTGGAAGAGGCTGCCGCCTACGACCAGCTCCTCAAGGACTTCAACTGCACGCACGACCAGCTGGCGGACCGCATCGGCCGGTCCCGTCCGCAGGTCTCCAACACCCTGCGTCTGTTGAAGCTCTCTCCCGCAGTCCAGCGCCGGGTCGCCGCCGGGGTGCTGTCGGCGGGGCATGCACGGGCTCTTCTGTCCGTCGAGGACTCCGAGGAGCAGGACCGCCTGGCTCACCGGATCGTGGCCGAGGGACTTTCGGTACGGGCCGTCGAGGAGATCGTGACCCTCATGGGATCGCGTCCGCAGACGGCTCCGCGCTCCAAGGGACCGCGCGCCGGTACCCGGCTCTCCCCGGCGCTGAGTGAACTCGCGACTCGGCTCTCGGACCGCTTCGAAACCCGGGTGAAGGTCGACCTCGGCCAGAAGAAGGGGAAGATCGTCGTCGAGTTCGCCTCGATGGACGACCTGCAGCGCATCCTCAGCTCCCTCGCCCCCGGTGAGGGGCCGGTTCTTCAGCAGGTTCTCTCGGAGGACGACTCCGAGGAGACGGAGAGCTGA
- a CDS encoding ParA family protein encodes MGGSVHCEPEVEESESLRSDANIAGPMTDPVPGPRTESMGEDVSRETPPPMDDTPIGRAAQLAVEALGRAGEGLPRPEQTRVMVVANQKGGVGKTTTTVNLAASLALHGGRVLVIDLDPQGNASTALGIDHHAEVPSIYDVLIDSKPLSEVVQPVPDVEGLFCAPATIDLAGAEIELVSLVARESRLERAIQAYEQPLDYILIDCPPSLGLLTVNALVAGAEVLIPIQCEYYALEGLGQLLRNVDLVRGHLNPDLHVSTILLTMYDGRTRLASQVADEVRSHFGEEVLRTSIPRSVRISEAPSYGQTVLTYDPGSSGALSYLEAAREIALRGVGVAYDAQHAHLGAENEQSMVEGIQ; translated from the coding sequence ATGGGAGGCTCTGTTCATTGCGAGCCTGAAGTCGAGGAGAGTGAATCGTTGCGGTCCGACGCCAACATCGCGGGACCGATGACCGATCCGGTCCCCGGTCCCCGTACCGAGTCGATGGGGGAGGATGTTTCACGTGAAACACCGCCCCCGATGGACGACACTCCCATCGGTCGTGCTGCCCAACTTGCGGTGGAAGCACTGGGCCGGGCCGGCGAGGGCCTGCCACGGCCCGAGCAGACCCGAGTCATGGTGGTCGCCAACCAGAAGGGCGGCGTGGGCAAGACCACGACCACGGTCAACCTTGCCGCTTCGCTTGCCCTGCATGGCGGACGCGTCCTGGTGATCGACCTCGACCCTCAGGGCAATGCCTCCACCGCGCTGGGAATCGACCACCACGCCGAGGTTCCTTCCATCTACGACGTGTTGATCGACAGCAAGCCACTCTCGGAAGTCGTCCAGCCGGTCCCCGATGTCGAAGGCCTCTTCTGTGCCCCCGCCACGATCGATCTCGCCGGTGCGGAGATCGAGCTGGTGTCCCTGGTGGCCCGAGAGAGTCGGCTGGAGCGGGCGATCCAGGCGTACGAGCAGCCGCTGGACTACATCCTCATCGACTGCCCGCCGTCGCTCGGACTGCTGACCGTCAACGCGCTGGTCGCCGGCGCGGAGGTCCTTATCCCGATCCAGTGCGAGTACTACGCATTGGAGGGCCTGGGCCAGCTGCTGCGCAACGTCGACCTGGTACGGGGGCACCTCAATCCCGACCTGCACGTGTCGACCATCCTGCTCACCATGTACGACGGCCGGACGCGTCTCGCGTCCCAGGTCGCGGACGAGGTACGCAGCCACTTCGGCGAAGAGGTGCTGCGGACGAGCATTCCGCGCTCGGTCCGCATCTCGGAGGCGCCGAGTTACGGGCAGACGGTGCTGACCTACGATCCGGGATCGAGCGGTGCCCTCTCGTATCTTGAGGCGGCACGAGAGATCGCACTGCGCGGCGTCGGTGTGGCCTACGACGCGCAGCATGCCCACCTGGGCGCAGAGAACGAACAGAGCATGGTGGAGGGGATCCAGTGA
- the trxB gene encoding thioredoxin-disulfide reductase: protein MSDVRNVIIIGSGPAGYTAALYTARASLKPLVFEGAVTAGGALMNTTEVENFPGFQDGIMGPELMDNMRAQAERFGAELVPDDVVAVDLTGEIKTVTDTAGTVHQAKAVIVTTGSQHRKLALPNEDALSGRGVSWCATCDGFFFKGQDIAVIGGGDTAMEEATFLSRFAKSVTIVHRRDTLRASKAMQERAFADPKIKFVWDSEVAEIKGDPKLAGLSLRNLKTGEISELPVTGLFIAIGHDPRTELFKGQLDLDEEGYLKVDAPSTRTNLSGVFGAGDVVDHTYRQAITAAGTGCSAALDAERFLSALAAAEDAAEPEKTTV from the coding sequence GTGAGCGACGTCCGTAACGTGATCATCATCGGTTCAGGGCCCGCCGGCTACACGGCGGCGCTGTACACCGCACGCGCGTCGCTGAAGCCGCTGGTGTTCGAGGGCGCCGTCACCGCGGGCGGCGCGCTGATGAACACCACCGAGGTGGAGAACTTCCCCGGCTTCCAGGACGGCATCATGGGCCCCGAGCTCATGGACAACATGCGCGCGCAGGCCGAGCGCTTCGGTGCCGAGCTGGTTCCGGACGACGTCGTCGCCGTCGACCTGACGGGCGAGATCAAGACCGTCACGGACACCGCGGGCACCGTGCACCAGGCCAAGGCAGTCATCGTCACCACCGGCTCGCAGCACCGCAAGCTGGCCCTGCCCAACGAGGACGCTCTCTCCGGACGCGGCGTCTCCTGGTGCGCCACCTGTGACGGCTTCTTCTTCAAGGGCCAGGACATCGCCGTGATCGGCGGCGGCGACACCGCGATGGAGGAGGCCACCTTCCTCTCGCGCTTCGCCAAGTCCGTGACGATCGTCCACCGCCGGGACACGCTGCGCGCCTCCAAGGCGATGCAGGAGCGTGCCTTCGCCGACCCCAAGATCAAGTTTGTCTGGGACAGCGAGGTCGCGGAGATCAAGGGCGACCCGAAGCTGGCCGGCCTGTCGCTGCGGAACCTCAAGACCGGTGAGATCTCCGAGCTGCCGGTGACGGGGCTGTTCATCGCGATCGGCCACGACCCGCGCACCGAGCTCTTCAAGGGTCAGCTCGACCTGGACGAGGAGGGCTACCTCAAGGTCGACGCGCCCTCGACCCGGACGAACCTGAGCGGTGTCTTCGGCGCCGGCGATGTCGTCGACCACACCTACCGCCAGGCGATCACCGCGGCCGGCACCGGCTGCTCCGCCGCCCTGGACGCCGAGCGCTTCCTGTCCGCGCTCGCGGCCGCCGAGGACGCCGCGGAGCCCGAGAAGACCACTGTCTGA
- the trxA gene encoding thioredoxin, whose product MAGTLKNVTDDSFEQDVLKSDKPVLVDFWAAWCGPCRQIAPSLEAIASEYGDKIEIVKLNIDENPGTAAKYGVMSIPTLNVYQGGEVAKTIVGAKPKAAIVRDLEDFIAE is encoded by the coding sequence GTGGCCGGCACCCTGAAGAATGTGACCGACGACTCCTTTGAGCAGGACGTCCTCAAGAGCGACAAGCCCGTCCTGGTGGACTTCTGGGCCGCCTGGTGCGGTCCGTGCCGCCAGATCGCGCCGTCGCTCGAGGCAATCGCCTCCGAGTACGGCGACAAGATCGAGATCGTCAAGCTCAACATCGACGAGAACCCGGGCACGGCCGCCAAGTACGGCGTCATGTCCATCCCCACCCTGAACGTCTACCAGGGTGGCGAGGTCGCCAAGACCATCGTCGGTGCGAAGCCGAAGGCCGCGATCGTGCGTGACCTCGAGGACTTCATCGCCGAGTAG
- a CDS encoding GNAT family N-acetyltransferase, with protein MGRRLVPLTLDNLPDLPKRCRACVFWELDPVSGEAAVKAGTSALEKEAWISAVLLDWGSCGRVVYVDDVPVGFVLYAPPAYVPRSTAFPTSPVSPDAVQLMTAFIMPGYQGQGLGRVMVQTVAKDLLRRGFKAIEAFGDAHWKETACVLPADHLLAVGFKTVRPHPTYPRLRLELRTTLSWKEDVELALDRLLGAVQKEPALRPL; from the coding sequence ATGGGGCGCCGGCTCGTACCGCTCACGCTGGACAACCTTCCGGACCTTCCCAAGCGCTGTCGCGCGTGTGTCTTCTGGGAATTGGACCCCGTCAGCGGCGAGGCCGCGGTAAAGGCGGGTACGTCCGCACTGGAGAAGGAGGCGTGGATCTCTGCAGTCCTTCTGGACTGGGGATCCTGCGGCCGTGTGGTCTACGTGGACGACGTCCCGGTGGGCTTTGTGCTGTACGCGCCCCCGGCCTATGTCCCCCGCTCCACGGCGTTCCCCACAAGCCCGGTGTCGCCCGACGCGGTTCAGCTCATGACCGCCTTCATCATGCCGGGATACCAAGGGCAGGGGCTGGGCCGTGTGATGGTCCAGACGGTCGCCAAGGATTTGCTGCGTCGGGGCTTCAAGGCGATCGAGGCCTTCGGTGATGCCCACTGGAAAGAGACGGCGTGTGTTCTGCCCGCGGACCATCTGCTGGCGGTGGGCTTCAAGACGGTACGACCGCACCCGACTTACCCGCGGCTGAGGCTGGAACTGCGGACGACGCTCTCCTGGAAGGAAGACGTGGAGTTGGCGCTCGACCGTCTCCTGGGAGCCGTACAGAAGGAACCCGCCCTGCGCCCGCTGTGA
- the murJ gene encoding murein biosynthesis integral membrane protein MurJ gives MNAPYDGDRGQGAAGSSGHPEGPTPEPGQVSPQPPADMYLQDAYDQDPYRAQDLSAQDPVAEALYDRAAHPPPPPGAYQPQQPLYTQPPTSQYAPDPRVWAQTPAPEPEGPTQYLPYGDDPRTTQFVGVDDLVTQAGEERHEPDAFAHLFRDQQQGGGHPRTESPAVPGPSPEPSAAGQGPVAQAQAPASEQTMQLTPTAAPTAAPAAAPKKGGRASGLLKSSAVMAAGTLVSRLTGFVRSALIVSALGVGLLGDTFQVAYQLPTMIYILTVGGGLNSVFVPQLVRAMKEDDDGGEAFANRLLTLVMVALGALTALAVFAAPLLIRLLSDSVASDPAANQVGITFVRYFLPSIFFMGIHVVMGQVLNARGKFGAMMWTPVLNNIVIIITLGMFIGVYGSAASSGMKVTTIPPEGERLLGVGVLLGLVVQALAMIPYLRETGFRLRLRFDWKGHGLGKAAMLAKWTVLFVLANQAGALVVTQLSTAAGKDSPVDGTGFAAYANAQLIWGLPQAIITVSLMAALLPRLSRSAHEGDAGAVRDDISQGLRTTAVAIVPVSFGFVALGIPMCTLIFGSSGTSEATNMGYMLMAFGLGLIPYSVQYVVLRAFYAYEDTRTPFYNTVIVAAVNAGASALCFFLLPGRWAVVGMAASYGLAYAIGVGVAWNRLGKRLGGDLDGARVLRTYARLGIASLPAALLSGAACYGVGQTLGQGVGGSFVALLGGGAVLLGVFYVAARKMRIEELNSMVGMVRGRLGR, from the coding sequence ATGAACGCGCCGTACGACGGTGACCGCGGCCAGGGCGCCGCGGGCAGCTCGGGGCACCCCGAGGGCCCGACGCCCGAGCCCGGCCAGGTGTCGCCGCAGCCCCCCGCGGACATGTACCTCCAGGACGCCTACGACCAGGACCCCTACCGGGCGCAGGACCTCTCCGCCCAGGACCCGGTCGCCGAGGCGCTCTACGACCGTGCCGCGCACCCCCCGCCGCCTCCGGGCGCGTACCAGCCGCAGCAGCCGCTCTACACGCAGCCGCCCACGTCGCAGTACGCCCCCGATCCGCGGGTGTGGGCCCAGACGCCGGCGCCCGAACCCGAAGGGCCGACGCAGTACCTGCCGTACGGCGACGACCCTCGTACGACCCAGTTCGTGGGTGTCGACGACCTGGTCACACAGGCCGGTGAGGAGCGCCACGAGCCGGACGCCTTCGCCCATCTCTTCCGCGACCAGCAGCAGGGCGGCGGACACCCGCGCACCGAGTCCCCGGCGGTCCCCGGTCCGTCTCCGGAGCCGTCCGCCGCGGGTCAGGGACCGGTGGCACAGGCCCAGGCGCCGGCGTCCGAGCAGACGATGCAGCTCACCCCCACAGCCGCTCCCACAGCCGCTCCGGCCGCCGCCCCGAAGAAGGGCGGGCGTGCCTCAGGTCTGCTGAAGTCGAGCGCGGTCATGGCGGCGGGCACGCTGGTGTCCCGGCTCACCGGCTTCGTCCGGTCCGCACTCATCGTCTCCGCGCTGGGCGTCGGCCTGCTCGGAGACACCTTCCAGGTCGCGTACCAGCTGCCGACCATGATCTACATCCTGACCGTGGGTGGCGGCCTCAACTCCGTCTTCGTGCCGCAGCTCGTGCGCGCCATGAAGGAGGACGACGATGGCGGCGAGGCATTCGCCAACCGCCTGCTGACCCTCGTGATGGTGGCCCTCGGCGCACTCACCGCGCTCGCGGTCTTCGCCGCGCCGCTCCTGATCCGCCTGCTGTCCGACTCGGTCGCCAGCGATCCGGCGGCCAACCAGGTCGGCATCACCTTCGTCCGCTACTTCCTGCCCTCGATCTTCTTCATGGGCATCCACGTGGTGATGGGCCAGGTTCTGAACGCGCGAGGCAAGTTCGGCGCGATGATGTGGACCCCGGTCCTCAACAACATCGTCATCATCATCACGCTCGGCATGTTCATCGGGGTGTACGGCTCCGCGGCGAGCTCCGGGATGAAGGTCACGACCATCCCGCCGGAGGGAGAGCGGCTCCTCGGCGTCGGTGTCCTCCTCGGCCTCGTCGTGCAGGCCCTCGCGATGATCCCGTATCTGCGCGAGACCGGATTCCGGCTGCGGCTGCGCTTCGACTGGAAGGGCCACGGCCTCGGCAAGGCAGCGATGCTCGCCAAGTGGACCGTGCTCTTCGTCCTCGCCAACCAGGCGGGCGCCCTCGTCGTCACCCAGCTGTCCACCGCGGCGGGCAAGGACTCTCCCGTCGACGGCACCGGCTTCGCGGCCTACGCCAACGCCCAGCTCATCTGGGGCCTGCCGCAGGCCATCATCACCGTGTCCCTGATGGCCGCCCTGCTGCCGAGACTCTCGCGCTCGGCCCACGAGGGCGACGCCGGCGCTGTCCGCGACGACATCTCCCAGGGGCTGCGCACCACGGCCGTCGCGATCGTGCCCGTCTCCTTCGGCTTCGTCGCACTCGGCATTCCGATGTGCACCCTGATCTTCGGTTCCTCGGGCACCAGCGAAGCCACGAACATGGGCTACATGCTGATGGCCTTCGGCCTCGGCCTGATCCCGTACTCCGTGCAGTACGTCGTGCTCCGCGCCTTCTACGCCTACGAGGACACCCGCACGCCCTTCTACAACACGGTCATCGTGGCCGCCGTGAACGCCGGCGCCTCGGCCCTGTGCTTCTTCCTGCTCCCGGGCCGGTGGGCCGTGGTCGGCATGGCGGCCTCGTACGGTCTCGCGTACGCGATCGGTGTCGGCGTCGCCTGGAACCGGCTGGGCAAGCGGCTCGGCGGCGACCTGGACGGCGCCCGCGTCCTGCGGACGTACGCGCGTCTCGGCATCGCCTCGTTGCCGGCGGCACTGCTCAGCGGTGCGGCCTGCTACGGCGTCGGTCAGACGCTGGGCCAGGGTGTCGGTGGGTCGTTCGTCGCCCTTCTCGGCGGCGGAGCCGTACTGCTCGGCGTCTTCTACGTAGCTGCGCGGAAGATGCGCATCGAGGAGCTCAACTCAATGGTCGGTATGGTTCGCGGGCGCCTGGGGCGCTGA
- a CDS encoding protein kinase family protein, translating to MAERSTAAVDVADNSGDEPLTAKADQSTSDGVAQNRERDTDSKEAQGSGGTESPGKASPPELHSGHKLARRYRLEECVTRLDGFSSWRAVDEKLRRAVGVHLLPADHTRARSVLAAARSSALLGDPRFVQVLDAVDENDLVYVVHEWLPDATELTTLLASGPLEVHEAYQMVTQVSQAMAAAHREGLSHLRLNPGAVLRTSSGQWRIRGLAVNAALRGISSDTPQRTDTEAIGALLYAALTQRWPYESDAYGLSGLPKGVGLIAPDQVRAGVHRGLSELAMRALVNDGATASRQEPPCTTPEELVKAISEMPRIRPPEPAFTAPPEYQRTTYQQGTYGRQMPRPGVTQAIPAPPPPLQSRTGKALKWAVSGLLIAALGLGSWQLAEVLMDHRKSDDTGPTHTTDGNDKGGSKTTPLKPITIQDAQEYYPDGKPQHAKDVGLTYDGDSSTYWRTYSYNGGPVLAPFKQGVGIVYDLGSARSLSAASIGLNYGGNHTTVSLYAADSLSSSAPLSSMKKIDGADATTSGRQLKISAAKAVKTRYVLVWITAAPYSGKDEYSGAGYKQAITDVKFTG from the coding sequence GTGGCGGAACGGAGCACGGCTGCCGTCGACGTGGCAGACAACAGCGGCGATGAGCCGCTGACCGCCAAGGCGGACCAGTCCACGTCCGACGGGGTGGCCCAGAACCGGGAGCGGGACACGGACAGCAAAGAGGCACAGGGGAGCGGCGGGACCGAGAGTCCCGGAAAGGCCTCACCGCCCGAACTGCACAGCGGGCACAAACTCGCCAGACGCTACCGTCTCGAAGAGTGCGTCACCCGTCTGGACGGTTTCAGCAGTTGGCGTGCCGTGGACGAGAAGCTGCGTCGCGCCGTCGGCGTGCATCTGCTGCCCGCCGATCACACGCGCGCCCGCTCCGTGCTGGCCGCGGCCCGCTCGTCGGCGCTGCTCGGCGACCCGCGCTTCGTGCAGGTCCTGGACGCCGTCGACGAGAACGATCTCGTCTATGTGGTGCACGAGTGGCTGCCCGACGCCACGGAGCTGACCACGCTGCTGGCCTCGGGCCCGCTGGAGGTGCACGAGGCCTACCAGATGGTCACCCAGGTTTCCCAGGCCATGGCCGCCGCACACCGCGAGGGCCTTTCGCATCTGCGGCTGAACCCGGGTGCCGTGCTGCGCACCTCGTCCGGGCAGTGGCGTATCCGCGGGCTCGCCGTGAACGCCGCGCTGCGCGGCATCAGTTCCGACACCCCGCAGCGCACTGACACGGAAGCGATCGGCGCGCTCCTGTACGCCGCGCTCACCCAGCGCTGGCCGTACGAGAGCGACGCATACGGTCTCTCCGGGCTGCCCAAGGGCGTGGGGCTCATCGCTCCCGACCAGGTGCGGGCCGGCGTCCACCGGGGTCTGTCGGAGCTCGCCATGCGCGCGCTCGTCAACGACGGTGCGACCGCCTCACGTCAGGAGCCGCCGTGCACCACGCCGGAGGAACTGGTGAAGGCGATCAGCGAGATGCCGCGCATCCGCCCGCCGGAGCCCGCGTTCACCGCCCCGCCGGAGTACCAGCGCACGACGTACCAGCAGGGCACGTACGGCCGCCAGATGCCGCGTCCGGGTGTCACACAGGCCATTCCGGCCCCGCCGCCCCCGCTGCAGAGCCGTACCGGAAAGGCTCTCAAGTGGGCTGTCTCCGGGCTGCTCATCGCCGCGCTGGGCCTGGGCAGCTGGCAGCTCGCGGAAGTCTTGATGGACCACCGCAAGTCCGACGACACCGGACCGACGCACACGACGGACGGCAACGACAAGGGCGGCAGCAAGACCACACCTCTGAAGCCGATCACCATCCAGGATGCGCAGGAGTACTACCCGGACGGGAAGCCGCAGCACGCCAAGGACGTGGGGCTCACCTACGACGGTGACAGCTCCACCTACTGGCGCACCTACTCGTACAACGGCGGGCCGGTGCTGGCGCCGTTCAAGCAGGGTGTGGGCATCGTCTACGACCTGGGATCCGCGCGGAGCCTGTCGGCGGCCTCAATAGGGCTGAACTACGGCGGCAATCACACCACGGTGTCGCTGTACGCGGCCGACTCACTCTCGTCGTCGGCCCCACTCAGCTCCATGAAGAAGATCGACGGCGCCGATGCCACGACCTCCGGTCGGCAACTGAAGATCTCCGCTGCCAAGGCGGTGAAGACGCGGTATGTGCTTGTGTGGATCACCGCAGCCCCCTACTCGGGCAAGGACGAGTACAGCGGCGCCGGCTACAAGCAAGCGATCACCGATGTGAAGTTCACTGGCTGA
- a CDS encoding anti-sigma factor family protein: MTSTTDTAGHPEVEEISDLTEGLLPPSRTADVRRHLDDCVLCADVYDSLEEIRGLLGTLPTPARMPDDVAGRIDAALAAEALLDSSAPALDSGVAAPAESATAHVSRETSAATPADRPTGRPRAATGPGRTNVRRRGRRRIALGAVFTAAALGLGTLWVQTLNDDTGKTSGPSALHTDAAHTYSDGKLGSQVADLLSTKKAGGRTGSGKPSMGIESDSTGATGMKPNNTFGTATVKVPTCIERAIPDDHVLLAADKGVYEGVGVYLLVTPDSSDSTRVAAYVVDAACTKQASPAPGKVLLKRSYARS; the protein is encoded by the coding sequence GTGACATCCACGACCGACACGGCCGGACACCCAGAAGTCGAGGAGATCTCGGACCTCACCGAAGGCCTTCTTCCGCCTTCCCGTACCGCGGATGTGCGTCGGCATCTGGACGACTGCGTCCTCTGTGCCGACGTCTACGACTCTCTGGAGGAGATCCGCGGGCTGCTGGGTACGCTGCCGACCCCGGCTCGTATGCCCGACGACGTAGCGGGGCGCATCGACGCGGCGCTCGCCGCAGAGGCCCTGTTGGACTCCTCCGCACCCGCCCTCGACTCCGGGGTCGCTGCTCCTGCGGAGTCCGCGACCGCTCATGTTTCACGTGAAACATCGGCCGCCACTCCGGCCGACCGCCCCACTGGTCGTCCTCGAGCGGCGACCGGCCCCGGCCGTACGAACGTCAGGCGCCGTGGTCGCCGCCGGATCGCCCTCGGCGCGGTCTTCACCGCCGCCGCTCTGGGGCTGGGGACACTGTGGGTACAGACGCTGAATGACGACACCGGGAAGACCTCCGGTCCCTCGGCACTTCACACCGATGCGGCGCACACCTACTCCGACGGCAAACTGGGGAGTCAGGTCGCGGACCTGCTCTCCACAAAGAAGGCCGGTGGCCGCACCGGGAGCGGCAAGCCGTCGATGGGTATCGAGTCCGACTCCACAGGGGCTACGGGCATGAAGCCGAACAACACCTTCGGGACCGCCACGGTGAAGGTGCCCACCTGCATCGAGCGGGCCATCCCCGATGACCACGTGCTGCTCGCCGCAGACAAGGGTGTCTACGAGGGAGTCGGCGTCTATCTCCTGGTGACCCCGGACTCCTCCGACAGCACGCGCGTCGCGGCCTACGTCGTCGATGCCGCCTGCACGAAGCAGGCCTCGCCAGCCCCCGGCAAGGTTCTGCTGAAGCGCTCGTACGCGCGGTCCTGA
- the rsmG gene encoding 16S rRNA (guanine(527)-N(7))-methyltransferase RsmG has product MTEAAELPPAPEQAREVFGDRFADAVRYAELLAEAGVQRGLIGPREVPRLWERHLLNCAVLSEVVPEGVTVCDVGSGAGLPGIPLALVREDLKITLLEPLLRRTNFLTEVVELLGLDHVTVIRGRAEEVMGKIPPVHVVTARAVAPLDRLATWGIPLLRPYGEMLALKGDTAEEELKSAATALSKLGAVETSVLHVGEGVVDPLSTVVRVEVGESPGGVRFAAKRAKAARTGRTRRRR; this is encoded by the coding sequence GTGACGGAGGCAGCGGAGCTTCCCCCTGCGCCCGAGCAGGCACGCGAGGTATTCGGTGATCGGTTCGCGGACGCGGTCCGGTACGCGGAGCTGCTGGCCGAGGCGGGAGTGCAGCGCGGCCTGATCGGCCCTCGCGAGGTGCCCCGGCTGTGGGAGAGGCACCTGCTGAACTGCGCGGTGCTCTCCGAGGTCGTGCCCGAAGGCGTGACGGTGTGCGACGTGGGCTCCGGCGCCGGGCTGCCCGGCATTCCACTGGCGCTCGTCCGGGAGGACCTCAAGATCACGCTGCTCGAACCCCTGCTGCGTCGTACGAACTTCCTCACCGAGGTCGTGGAGCTCCTGGGCCTCGACCACGTGACGGTCATCCGTGGCCGCGCCGAGGAGGTCATGGGCAAGATTCCCCCCGTCCATGTCGTGACCGCGCGTGCCGTGGCTCCGCTGGATCGCCTGGCCACCTGGGGCATCCCGCTGCTGCGTCCGTACGGAGAGATGCTTGCCCTCAAGGGCGACACGGCGGAGGAGGAGCTGAAGAGCGCCGCCACGGCTCTGAGCAAGCTCGGCGCCGTGGAGACGTCCGTACTGCATGTGGGTGAGGGTGTCGTGGATCCGCTGTCAACCGTGGTGCGTGTCGAGGTCGGGGAGAGCCCCGGTGGTGTGCGCTTCGCAGCGAAGCGAGCCAAGGCGGCACGGACAGGACGGACGCGTCGACGGCGCTGA